A single region of the Candidatus Protochlamydia amoebophila UWE25 genome encodes:
- a CDS encoding transposase, whose product MWMEIESNYTFNRPLASSLSGKPILSAASRKRYQRERFLAVKVGSDTMVPFYSQGTFNTDLFNLWLEQFLIPELRPSQAGILDNATFHQSQKTKDLIQSAGYQVLFLMPYSPDLNPIELFWANLKRTISENLKKFTSLSEAIDYSFLAYS is encoded by the coding sequence ATGTGGATGGAAATAGAATCAAACTATACGTTTAATAGACCTTTGGCTAGCTCCCTTTCAGGGAAACCTATACTCAGTGCAGCATCAAGAAAGCGTTATCAAAGAGAAAGATTTCTTGCTGTAAAAGTTGGTTCTGATACCATGGTTCCGTTTTATTCCCAAGGGACATTCAATACGGATTTGTTTAATCTATGGCTAGAACAATTTTTAATTCCAGAATTAAGACCTAGCCAAGCTGGGATTTTGGACAATGCAACATTTCATCAATCTCAAAAAACAAAAGATTTAATTCAATCCGCTGGGTATCAAGTGCTTTTCTTGATGCCCTATTCACCCGACTTAAATCCAATAGAATTATTCTGGGCTAATTTAAAAAGAACGATTAGCGAAAATTTAAAAAAATTTACTTCCTTATCTGAAGCGATCGATTATTCATTTTTAGCATACTCATAA